From a single Clostridia bacterium genomic region:
- a CDS encoding phosphatidylglycerophosphatase A — protein MAVEARDVEGRDLREHVIALLGERGVRLRDIAEIVYAIQKDYHPGLTVDGCLESVYEVLRKREVQYALLTGIALDQLTERGQVPEPLASILVADSPLYGIDEVLALAITNVYGSIGFTNFGYLDKRKIGILSELHNAGKDGGRVNTFLDDLVAGVAAAAASRLAHHLHHADG, from the coding sequence ATGGCAGTCGAGGCTCGCGACGTGGAGGGACGGGACTTGCGCGAACACGTCATCGCCCTACTTGGGGAGCGCGGGGTCCGCCTGCGGGACATCGCGGAGATCGTGTACGCCATACAAAAGGACTACCACCCGGGGCTCACGGTGGACGGGTGCCTTGAGAGCGTGTACGAGGTCCTGCGCAAGCGCGAGGTCCAATACGCCCTTTTGACGGGCATCGCGCTCGACCAGCTGACCGAGCGCGGCCAGGTGCCGGAGCCGCTCGCCAGCATCCTCGTCGCCGACAGCCCCCTGTACGGCATCGACGAAGTGCTTGCGCTGGCGATCACGAACGTGTACGGTTCCATCGGCTTCACCAACTTCGGCTATCTCGACAAGCGCAAGATCGGCATCTTGTCCGAGCTGCACAACGCGGGCAAGGACGGCGGCCGCGTGAACACCTTCCTCGACGACCTGGTTGCAGGCGTGGCCGCGGCCGCCGCGTCGCGCCTCGCGCACCACCTGCACCACGCGGACGGCTGA
- a CDS encoding quinate 5-dehydrogenase produces the protein MKRVVSVSLGSSKRDHTARVTLLDEPFELRRVGTDGSMERAVELLRELDGHVDAIGLGGLDVYLYIAGEQFIIQDGLRLMQAVQKTPVVDGSRVKDTMERRAVRWLAEHGPVPLRGTSVLMVSSLDRFGMAETLAEVGADVVYGDLMFGTGVPYPIRTLDELKELARKMAREICKLPIHMIYPVGEKQEREPEERFPEFFREAQVVAGDFHLMRRYMPKDMTGKLVLTQTTTAEDREFLRARGVRWVVTTTPILDGRSFGTNLIEAALVALLGRRPEELTADDFNQVLDRIDYRPTVVDLQA, from the coding sequence TTGAAACGCGTCGTCAGCGTCAGCTTGGGGTCGTCGAAGCGCGACCACACGGCGCGTGTGACGCTGTTGGACGAGCCGTTCGAGCTCCGCCGCGTGGGCACTGACGGCAGCATGGAGCGGGCGGTCGAGCTTCTCCGCGAACTGGACGGGCATGTCGACGCCATCGGGCTCGGCGGGCTCGACGTGTACCTGTACATCGCCGGCGAGCAGTTCATCATCCAGGACGGCCTCCGGCTGATGCAGGCCGTGCAGAAGACGCCCGTCGTCGACGGCAGCCGCGTGAAGGACACCATGGAGCGGCGGGCGGTGCGCTGGCTGGCCGAACACGGGCCCGTGCCGCTGCGGGGGACGAGCGTGCTCATGGTCTCGTCCCTGGACCGCTTCGGCATGGCGGAGACGCTGGCGGAGGTGGGCGCGGACGTCGTCTACGGGGACCTCATGTTCGGCACGGGCGTGCCGTATCCCATCCGGACGCTGGACGAGCTCAAGGAACTCGCCCGCAAGATGGCCCGCGAGATCTGCAAGCTGCCCATCCACATGATCTACCCGGTCGGGGAGAAGCAAGAGCGCGAACCCGAAGAGCGATTCCCGGAATTCTTCCGGGAGGCGCAGGTGGTGGCCGGGGACTTCCACCTGATGCGGCGGTACATGCCGAAGGACATGACCGGCAAGCTCGTGCTCACCCAGACGACGACCGCGGAGGACCGCGAGTTCCTGCGGGCGCGCGGCGTGCGGTGGGTCGTCACCACGACCCCCATCCTCGACGGCCGTTCCTTCGGCACGAACCTCATCGAGGCGGCGCTCGTTGCCCTCTTGGGGAGGCGCCCCGAGGAGCTCACGGCCGACGACTTCAACCAGGTGCTGGACCGTATCGACTACCGCCCGACCGTGGTCGACCTGCAAGCGTAA